CGTCGGGCGCGGACAGTACGAGAACATCGGCGACATCATCCTGCGGCGGCCGCTCCTGGACTGGGCGCGGGAGGCCGGGCGCCTCCACGTCTATGTGGGCGAGTCGCCGGACGGCTACGACGAGGGCCTCGGCCTGCGACCCGAGGACCGGGTCTACCGCTCGTTCGCGCAGTGGTACGCGGCCCTCGTGAAGGCCGCCGTCGCGGGCAATGCGCACTCGATCTACAAGCCCGGCGAGGTGCAGCTCACCGTCGTGGGCATGAAGGAGCACGTCGCGATGCTCCCGGCCGCCACGCTCGTCCGGCTGCGCGGCGGCAAGGTGGCCCGGATCGGGGTCGGCTCGCGCAACTTCGCGCCGCTCCCCCGGGCGATCATGTGGCCCTCCAACGCCCTGTCGAGCTACACGCGGTGGCGCGACGACCGCACGGCGGCGTATCTCGGCTTCGGCCCGGCGATGCCCGACCTGGGCTTCTCCGACGGCATGGGCGAGGCGGAGCTCGAGGCATCCATCGGCCCCGACGCCCCGGTCCGGGACCTGCTCGTCCCTGTCGCTGCGCGACGACACGGAGGTCGCACCGCGCCCCTACCCCGACCACGCCTGGTTCGAGGGGATGAAGGATGCCGCGGAGCAGCTGGGTCTCACGCTCTGCGTCGTCACGCAGGTCTCGGTCGACGAGGAGCGGTCGCGCCGGCTCGCCGCCGATCTCGACGCCGAGCTCGTGGGGTGGGACCGCCTCGGCGACCACGCCGCGCAGGAGGAGCGCCTGCGGGGGTGTACCGGCGGACGGCCGTCGCGGCCAGCGACCGCCTGCACGTCATCATCGGCGCATTCACCGAGGGCGCGGCCCCCGTGGGGCTGCAGCTCGACGACTCCGACAAGATCGCCCGCCACTTCTCGACGATCGGCATCGAGGGGGTGGCGGTCAACACGACGGGCTTGACGAGTGCGCAGATCTCCGACCGCGTCCTCGCGATCGCGGGCCGCCGAGCCGAGCAGATCGAGCAGCTGCTGATCGCCCGCGAGCGGCTGAGCGAGGTCAGGTCCGACCTGCAGCGGCTCCTCGGGCCCGTCCGCGCCGAGGCGACGGCGGGCGTCTCGTGACCCGCACCCGCGTGTACCACGTCGGCCGGGCCGGCGACATCCCCGGCGGCATGACGCAGGTGGTCAACGCCTACCTGGCGTGGCCGTTCGACGACGTCACGGTGGATGTCATCGAGTCCCGCGGCGACCCCGGAGACCATCTCACGGCGGTGCGGCGCTTCACGCTGTCCCTCGCGCAGGTGCGGGCCATCGCCAAGCGCGGAGAGGATGCCGTGCTCGTCGTGCACCTGTCCGAGCGGGGATCGTTCGTCCGGGAGGGTGCGATCGCACGGTACGCCGCACGCCTGGGCCTCCCCGTCATCGCCCACCTCCACGGCAGCGAGTTCGCCGCCTACGAGGAGTCGAACCCCGAGTCGGTGGACCGCGTGCTCAACGCCTGCGTCAAGGTGATCACACTCTCGGAGGAGTCGAGCGGGATCAGCGCCCGTCACGTCGGCGCCGAGCGCGTCGAGCTCGTGCCGAACGCGATCCCGACGGGTGACGGCGAGACCAAGGACCGCACGGTCGTCTTCGGCGGCGTCGTCTCTCACCGCAAGGGCATCGACGTCCTCCAGGCGGCGTGGCGCGAGGTCTCGGACGCCTTTCCGGAGTGGACCCTGCTCGTCGCGGGACCCCTCCGCGACGCCGACCTCGTCGACGACGCCCTCCCGCGCGCGCGATTCCTCGGCAGCCTCGGCCACGCAGATCTCATGGAGCTGCTCGAGCACGCGTCGGTCGCGGTGCTGCCGTCGCGGGACGAGGCCATGCCCATGTTCATCCTCGAATCGATGGCTCGCCGGGCGTGCGTCGTGTCGACGACGGTCGGGGGCATCCCCGCCGTCCTCGGCGACGATCACGGCGAGCTCACTCCCCCGGGAGACGTCGACGCCCTCGTCGCAGCGCTGCGCCGGACCCTCGGCGACGATGCGCACCGGACACGACTCGCGGCACGCGGCTACGACCGCTTCCGAACCGGGTACTCGGCCGAGGCCGTCTTCCCGCGGGTGGAGCGCATCTGGCTGGACGCCGCAGGAACGGCACGCAGCGCACCTCTGCGCGTCGGCACCACCTCCGGAAAGGGAACCGAATGAAGCTCTCCGTCATCGGCTGCGGGTACCTGGGGGCCGTGCACGCGGCAGCCATGGCATCCATCGGGCACGACGTCGTCGGCATCGACGTCGACCAGCGCAAGGTCGATGCGCTCGCGCAGGGGATCGCGCCGTTCTTCGAGCCCGGGCTTCCGGAGCTCCTCAAGGACGGCGTCGCCTCGGGCCGCCTGCGGTTCACGACCGACATGTGCGCCGCGGCGGATGCGACCGTCCACTTCATCGGGGTGGGCACGCCGCAGCAGAAGGATGGGTACGCGGCCGATCTCACCTACGTCGATGCGGCGGTCGACGCCCTTCTCCCCTTCCTCAAGCCCGGCGATGTCGTCGCGGGCAAGTCGACCGTGCCGGTCGGCACGGCGGCGCGCCTCGCCGAGCGTGTGACGCCGACGGGGGCGACCCTCGTGTGGAACCCCGAGTTCCTCCGGGAGGGTTGGGCCGTCAAGGACACGATCGAGCCCGACCGGCTCGTCGCGGGCGTGCCGACCGACGGCACCGGCCGGGCCGACGCCGACGGCGAGCGCGCGGCCGACGTCCTGCGCGAGGTGTACCACACGGCCGTCGCGACGAACACGCCGTTCATCGTGACGGACCTCGCGACGGCCGAGCTCGTGAAGGTCGCCGCGAACGCCTTCCTCGCCACGAAGATCTCGTTCATCAACGCCATGGCGGAGATCGCCGAGGTGACCGGCGCCGACGTCACGCAGCTCGCCGACGCCATCGGCCACGACGTGCGGATCGGCCGGCGCTTCCTCGGCGCCGGGATCGGCTTCGGCGGCGGCTGTCTCCCCAAGGACATCCGCGCCTTCTCGGCCCGGGCCGAGGAGCTCGGCCGCGGCGAGTCGGTGTCGTTCCTGCGCGAGGTCGACGCGATCAATCTGCGTCGCCGGGACCGTGCCGTCGACCTCGTCGTCGACGCGCTCGGCGGGTCGGTGTTCGAGAAGCGCATCACGGTGCTCGGCGCGGCCTTCAAGCCGCACAGCGACGACATCCGCGACTCGCCGGCGCTCGATGTGGCCGTGCGGCTGCGGGGGCTCGGGGCATCCGTCGTCGTCACCGATCCCGAGGCGATCCCGAACGCGAAGGCCAAGCATCCGCAGCTCACCTACGTCGAGGACCGCGACGAGGCCCTGACGGATGCGGACGCGGTCGTGCTCGTGACGGAGTGGGACGAGTACCGGCGCCAGCTCTCACCGGAGCACGCGTCGTCGCTCACGAAGGGCCGAATCGTCGTGGACGGACGCAACGGACTGGATGCCGCGGCCTGGCGCGCCGCGGGCTGGTCGTACTACGGGATGGGCCGCCCCTAGCGACCCGGCAGCGGAGCGGGCAACGCACGCGCAGAGGCCCCGGGACCACGGTCCCGGGGCCTCTCCATGCGCGCGGGGCTTCGCCGCGGATCAGCGCCGGCGCAGGCGCTTCATCAGCCGCGAGAACCGGCTGCCCCGCGAGACGCGGTCGTACTTCTTCAGCAGTGGCCGCATGCGGCGGAGGAAGACCTCGAGCGACCCCCGGGCCCGGGCGTCGGCGAAGGCCTCGTGGCTCACGTCGGAGATGTGCCGGCGCAGGCGGATGACCGCCACGCGCTGCGGGTCGATGCCGTCGAGCGACGCAGGCACCCGCTTGACCGGCACCGACAGCCCGGCCGCGACGTCGTCGTGCAGCCGCACCGAGAGGCCGACCCGGCGGTGGCGGAAGTTGCCGCCCTGCGTCGCGGCCACCTGATCGGCGGTGAGCGGCGTCGACCAGACGGCCGACGCGTCGGCGATGATCTCGTCGATGTCGGGATGCCTGCTGACGACGACGTTCGTACCCTGCCAGTCCATCTTGAACTCGGGCAGCCAGCCGTCGCCGAAGGCCACGTCCGCGGTCTCGGCGAAGATGTCGTCGCAGTAGTTGCAGGCGTTCACCTGGAACATCGCATGGCCCCAGTTTCCGCCCACGAGGTCGTGGGTATGGGCCGTCCTCCGCTCGCCGTCATGCGCGGTCGCGGCGACGTCGTAGTGGCTCGAGGGGCGGTCCGGCACCTTGACGCGGAAGTCGACCGATTCGAGGTCGTCGGGGGCGACTCCCGCCTGCCACGCGAGCGCCTCGGCGAACGCCTGCGACTTCAAGTGGCCGCACACGAGGCCGAGGAAGTAGGCGAACTGGGCGCCGAGCTCGGCATCCGTCTCCGAGAGCAGCCGCGCCGCCCGGAGGAAGCAGGGCACCCCGATGACGGCGTAGCGGCGTCCGTCGCCCCGGACGGCGGAGACGATCTCGGCCATCGTCGAGGCGTAGTACATCGACTTGCGCTGCGATGCGAACTCCTCGGCCGTGTCGGACGCCGAAAAGGAGAAGAGCGGCCCGTCGTCGGTGTGCGACGGCGACACGTGCAGGATCGCGTCGACCTTGCCGCGGCGCAGCAGCTCCTCGGCGACCCAGCTCGTGAGGCCGCCCGAGCTCGAGCCGAGGAGGCGCTCGAAGTCGGTGACGCGCCCAGCGGTGAGCGTCGAGTAGTACCCGATGCGCGGGTCGTGCTTCAGCCCCGCGAACCTGTCGTTCGCGATCGCGTCCTCGTTCCGGGACTCGTCCGAGAACGGGCAGACCCGGCTGCCGGCGCGGAGCGCCTCGGCCGGCGCCTCCGAGGCATCCGCCTCATACGACCGGCGCCGTCCGAGCGTGATCTTGATGGCGCCGCCCGTCGCGACCGAGCATGCGCCGCAGCCGACGCACATCCCTCGCGAGATGACGTCCTCGATCGTGTGAGCGCGCGTGGCCGGGATGGCGACGACGGATGCCTCGCCCTCCGGCCGCATGCGGAGGTCTTCTGTCGTCATGAGACGGGTTCCCTTCGGGACTCGAGCGCCCGGGCCCATGGCCGGGGCAGGTTGAACACGCCGCCGACCGGCCCGAGCCAGCGGTACAGCACGAGCGGCACGCCGACGCCGAACGCCGTGAAGACGACCGCCGCGACGACGGGCGGGACGATCCCGACCGGGATGAGCGGCACGACCGCGGCGAGCAGCATCGCGTGGGCGACGTAGACGGCGATCGTCCGCTGCCCGATGTAGCGGAACGGCGCGGCCAGCCAGCCGACCTTCGCGATCATCGCGGCGATCACGAGGCACGCGGCGACGCACACGACCGAGAGGCCGATGCGTCCCACCCCGCGCCCGATGCCCGGGATGAACGAGAACCCCGCCATGGCCGCCGGCACGACGACGATCGCGACGACGAGGAGAGGGATGTTCGCCCGCGCCGCGACGGCCCGCCACACGTCGGGGAGCCGCGCGCCGAGGAGGAAGAAGAAGAGGTACATCGCGACGGACCGCCACACGGTGTTGCCCGCGGTCGGCACGACGTCCATCGCCGCCGCCACCGCGAGGATCCCGGCGGCGACGAGCGGGATCCACGCAGGCCACCGGACCGTGAGCTTGCCCACCACGAGGTAGACGATGAGCGCGAAGAGGAACCACAGCCCGTTCGTGGGCCACGCAGGGGAGAGAGCGAGCGCGATCCAGGGGTGGACGTCGCTGAGCGGCCACGGGATGACGGTGAACCAGACGGCGCGGATCAGCATCCAGAGGAAGTACATGTACAGCAGGAGCGCGAGCCGCGACGCGAACAGGCCGCGCCAGGTCCGCCGGATCGCGTTCGCCCCGAAGATCCCCGCCACGAGGAAGAAGAGCGGCATCCGCACGGCCGTGAGGTACAGATTGAGGGTGTCGAGCCAGGCGTTGTGCCAGCCGTAGACATCCATCAGCTGCAGGGCATGGGCGAGCACGACGAGGATCATCGCGCCGCCCCTGGCGACGTCCGCCCACGCGAGCCTCATGACGTCTCGACCTTCTGGCCCCGGCGGGTCCGGCGCCCCGTGAACGGGTAGACGAAGAGCCACGACACGCGCGTGAGGTAGCGGGTGATGAGGATCGACACGACGATGACGATCGCGGTGAGCACCCCGATGAGCATGAGGCCGCGGCCCGGCAGCTCGTCGAGCGCGGGGAGGAACGTCAGCGGCGCGACCACGAGCGCGATCACGAACACGTGGACGAGGTAGATGTTGAGCGTCCGCAGCCCGACGTAGACGACCCACTTGAGGAAGACCAGGTGCACGAGGTAGTACGCGAGCGCGAAGCCCGTCGCGATCGCGAGGAGCTGCCCGACGAACGCGGTGCCGGGGATGCGGTGCAGCACAGGCACGAGGGTCACGAGGCCCGCGAACGCGACGAAGCCCGCCGTGACGGCCGCGGCCTTCCACGGACGCATCCCGTCGACGGCGGCGAAGATCCGGCGGTTGAAGTACGCCCCGAGCGTGAAGAAGATCAGGTACTCCGTCATGCGGTTGATGCCGACGTTGCGCGCGTCGAGGATGCCCGACGACGACAGCACCGACAGCACGAGTGCGATGCTCAGGAGAACCCACGGCGGCGCCTTGCGGAACAGCCACAGCACGAGGGTGAAGACGAAGAGCGCGTAGATGAACCAGTACGAGCTGATCGGCCAGATGAGGATCCCGAGGAGCGCGAGAGGGTCGGATGCCGTGGTCCCAGCGCCGTCCGAGCGGACGTTGGGTGCGACGAGGTAGAAGACGAAGCGGATCACCGACCAGAGCACGTACAGATAGAGGTACTGGCGCAGGCGCCGCTTCCACACGTCCGCGAACGACCACGTGCCGACGCGGTTGTGGAACACCCCGGTGATGAGGAAGAAGGCGGGCATCGGGAAGAGCTCCAGCACGACCTTGACGCGTCCGATGCCCGCCGCGTCGAACCCGATCGACGTGAGGAACAGTGTCGTGTGGTACGCGACGATGAGGATGATCGCCGTCCCCTTGACGAAGTCCACCCACTCCCGCTTGCCGACGTCGGTGCGGAGGAACAGCCGCGTCCCGCGTCCGGTGATCTCATTGCTACCCATCTCGGCCTCCCAGTCCGAAGATTCCGGCTTCGTGCGCAGCGCTCGGCCGGCCGGCGATCCGGTCGACGTTCGCCGACGCGAGGAACCGGGCCCGATCGGCGCCCGCGCTGACGCGGGTCCGCGAGTCCGGGTCGTCGAGGACGGCCCCACCGACCTCGACGATCGTCTGCGCCATGCCGGCTCCCGGCGCGACGCACAGTTCGGGCCAATCGAAGAGCCGCACGAGCCCCTCGACCTTGCCCTGAGTGGCGAGGGTGATCGCCGGCGTGCCCTGCGACAACGACATGATCGCGAGGTGCATGCGGCCGGTGATCGTGAGGGACGCGCGCGCGCCCAGGGCGCGGATCGTCGAAGGGCTCAGCACCTCCTCGACGAGCCTCACGCCCTCGCCCCCCACCGCCTCGTAGACGGCTCGGCACGCGGTGAGGTCGTCGGCCGTGCTGCGCAGGACGTGCGGGAGAAGGACGACGTGGATGCCCCGTCCCCGCAGGAACGAGATCACCTCGACGTACTCCGGCACCTGGTCGACCTTGCGTGCGATGAGTCCGCTCGCATTGACGAGCGCGATCGGCCCGCCGACCCCGGCGAGGACGCGGTCGGCGCCCGCGTCGTCGAGCCGGTCGTCGGTGAAGACGATGTCGGCCGTCTCGACGACGCCTTCGACACCGGCGTCCCGCACGCGTGCGGCCGAGGCCGGATCGCGCAGCAGCAGCCGTGCGCCCGCCGCGCCCGCGGCGCGGAGCGCCTCGAGCGCCGGACGCGGAGCGGCCGCGTTCCAGCTGAACCCCAGCACCGATGTGTCGATGCCCGCGTTCGCGCACGCGGCAGCGATGCCCGAGCGGCGCAGCGAGCTGCGGAGCACGTAGACGCCGTCCATGATGTCGGCGCCGACGATCGACACGGTCGCGGCCTCGCTCACGAGCGAGCCGAGGTGCCGCAGGTCGACGCGGTGCTCATCCCCGTTCCCGTAGAAGAGGGCGGGGAGCGCCTCGATCCGGGCATGCTGCGCGAGGTCGTCGGGCAGGACGAAGTCGGCCTCGCCGCGGGTCACGACGACGGTCGGCCGGTCGGCCGAGGCGAGGAACGCCTCGACCATGGCCTGGTCGCCGATGTTGCCGGCTCCGGGAGGGGCGATGAGCACGTGCGTCTCCGAGCCGCCCGGCGTGATGGCGGCGGCGAGCTCGCGCCGGACCTGTCGCGCCGTCCACCCCGTGCGGTCGACGACATCGCGGCGGAGCTGCGAGAGCCGGCGAGTGATCTTGCGGACGTTCATGCGGGGTCCTCCAGCGTGTCGGTGGCGTCGGCCGCGGCGGCCGGGCGGGAGCGGGCGAGCAGCCGCCGCGCCGCGATGATCGAGGCGATGTCGCGGCG
This genomic interval from Microbacterium sp. 4R-513 contains the following:
- a CDS encoding polysaccharide pyruvyl transferase family protein, which translates into the protein MNVRKITRRLSQLRRDVVDRTGWTARQVRRELAAAITPGGSETHVLIAPPGAGNIGDQAMVEAFLASADRPTVVVTRGEADFVLPDDLAQHARIEALPALFYGNGDEHRVDLRHLGSLVSEAATVSIVGADIMDGVYVLRSSLRRSGIAAACANAGIDTSVLGFSWNAAAPRPALEALRAAGAAGARLLLRDPASAARVRDAGVEGVVETADIVFTDDRLDDAGADRVLAGVGGPIALVNASGLIARKVDQVPEYVEVISFLRGRGIHVVLLPHVLRSTADDLTACRAVYEAVGGEGVRLVEEVLSPSTIRALGARASLTITGRMHLAIMSLSQGTPAITLATQGKVEGLVRLFDWPELCVAPGAGMAQTIVEVGGAVLDDPDSRTRVSAGADRARFLASANVDRIAGRPSAAHEAGIFGLGGRDG
- a CDS encoding UDP-glucose/GDP-mannose dehydrogenase family protein, yielding MKLSVIGCGYLGAVHAAAMASIGHDVVGIDVDQRKVDALAQGIAPFFEPGLPELLKDGVASGRLRFTTDMCAAADATVHFIGVGTPQQKDGYAADLTYVDAAVDALLPFLKPGDVVAGKSTVPVGTAARLAERVTPTGATLVWNPEFLREGWAVKDTIEPDRLVAGVPTDGTGRADADGERAADVLREVYHTAVATNTPFIVTDLATAELVKVAANAFLATKISFINAMAEIAEVTGADVTQLADAIGHDVRIGRRFLGAGIGFGGGCLPKDIRAFSARAEELGRGESVSFLREVDAINLRRRDRAVDLVVDALGGSVFEKRITVLGAAFKPHSDDIRDSPALDVAVRLRGLGASVVVTDPEAIPNAKAKHPQLTYVEDRDEALTDADAVVLVTEWDEYRRQLSPEHASSLTKGRIVVDGRNGLDAAAWRAAGWSYYGMGRP
- a CDS encoding acyltransferase family protein — its product is MRLAWADVARGGAMILVVLAHALQLMDVYGWHNAWLDTLNLYLTAVRMPLFFLVAGIFGANAIRRTWRGLFASRLALLLYMYFLWMLIRAVWFTVIPWPLSDVHPWIALALSPAWPTNGLWFLFALIVYLVVGKLTVRWPAWIPLVAAGILAVAAAMDVVPTAGNTVWRSVAMYLFFFLLGARLPDVWRAVAARANIPLLVVAIVVVPAAMAGFSFIPGIGRGVGRIGLSVVCVAACLVIAAMIAKVGWLAAPFRYIGQRTIAVYVAHAMLLAAVVPLIPVGIVPPVVAAVVFTAFGVGVPLVLYRWLGPVGGVFNLPRPWARALESRREPVS
- a CDS encoding glycosyltransferase family 4 protein, producing the protein MTRTRVYHVGRAGDIPGGMTQVVNAYLAWPFDDVTVDVIESRGDPGDHLTAVRRFTLSLAQVRAIAKRGEDAVLVVHLSERGSFVREGAIARYAARLGLPVIAHLHGSEFAAYEESNPESVDRVLNACVKVITLSEESSGISARHVGAERVELVPNAIPTGDGETKDRTVVFGGVVSHRKGIDVLQAAWREVSDAFPEWTLLVAGPLRDADLVDDALPRARFLGSLGHADLMELLEHASVAVLPSRDEAMPMFILESMARRACVVSTTVGGIPAVLGDDHGELTPPGDVDALVAALRRTLGDDAHRTRLAARGYDRFRTGYSAEAVFPRVERIWLDAAGTARSAPLRVGTTSGKGTE
- a CDS encoding Coenzyme F420 hydrogenase/dehydrogenase, beta subunit C-terminal domain encodes the protein MTTEDLRMRPEGEASVVAIPATRAHTIEDVISRGMCVGCGACSVATGGAIKITLGRRRSYEADASEAPAEALRAGSRVCPFSDESRNEDAIANDRFAGLKHDPRIGYYSTLTAGRVTDFERLLGSSSGGLTSWVAEELLRRGKVDAILHVSPSHTDDGPLFSFSASDTAEEFASQRKSMYYASTMAEIVSAVRGDGRRYAVIGVPCFLRAARLLSETDAELGAQFAYFLGLVCGHLKSQAFAEALAWQAGVAPDDLESVDFRVKVPDRPSSHYDVAATAHDGERRTAHTHDLVGGNWGHAMFQVNACNYCDDIFAETADVAFGDGWLPEFKMDWQGTNVVVSRHPDIDEIIADASAVWSTPLTADQVAATQGGNFRHRRVGLSVRLHDDVAAGLSVPVKRVPASLDGIDPQRVAVIRLRRHISDVSHEAFADARARGSLEVFLRRMRPLLKKYDRVSRGSRFSRLMKRLRRR
- a CDS encoding acyltransferase family protein, whose product is MGSNEITGRGTRLFLRTDVGKREWVDFVKGTAIILIVAYHTTLFLTSIGFDAAGIGRVKVVLELFPMPAFFLITGVFHNRVGTWSFADVWKRRLRQYLYLYVLWSVIRFVFYLVAPNVRSDGAGTTASDPLALLGILIWPISSYWFIYALFVFTLVLWLFRKAPPWVLLSIALVLSVLSSSGILDARNVGINRMTEYLIFFTLGAYFNRRIFAAVDGMRPWKAAAVTAGFVAFAGLVTLVPVLHRIPGTAFVGQLLAIATGFALAYYLVHLVFLKWVVYVGLRTLNIYLVHVFVIALVVAPLTFLPALDELPGRGLMLIGVLTAIVIVVSILITRYLTRVSWLFVYPFTGRRTRRGQKVETS